In the Leptolyngbya sp. 'hensonii' genome, one interval contains:
- the cas10 gene encoding type III-B CRISPR-associated protein Cas10/Cmr2: MSNLFWQAKIWGLLHDPLLKSLYENKKEAGIWEEVLQKLGNSTPSSLEKRVKDADFIAAASDRPSWDQDNKRGHVDYQHTNGLHVSHLLSGNSQSVILDGRTDAGTQQDNELKTKETAIIRQQLFPLLDGLSPEEQHQKAFWWLWRCLPVAIAKEFGDNTTLLPADTRIPDCSVWSHNSSVSALAGSLTGLENDQKSRPYLVIFTMTPVQEMIKASRKMQDFWAGSWLLHYLSAKVCWKWAQQYGPDSLVYPSLYAQPLIDKWILERWPDFEGWIKQPSPKQLLTAGFPNVLVAVLPEEAVHSGKGALACAEGFLRESWLELGNKVWKKLEEEFPETKTVNKERLWDEWLKHQWQTYWTAIPLGNKSPNPEGADALTRGQGPILTTEKKANSTKIQQTKIFKKKFLEWADIQNKFCQIHQKLSIPEEALDPSTLAWNRSAFENKESCPTLAELNTYRQFNVGLWWAYIYDQLRRNLDGVKNARSWKLPSVFSPRSTVSGIGSVLHPQQYDPKTNHPVDWVAESTTREFWQQEQGWFSGQEQLNPTEVLKRGLEKILADPDVLGIDDKIASYPDLTAGIAGYLKVMGHLKINENSQVDRHKHFYSTCDLILQISWTSAAISPMRGKWGIPYVDDNRLPKKYHPRLIHAGWLAEDAATEEIKSRQEQIKQNQVLLDQEQDKGIATQYEQEIDRLQKEIRKLKTDCRLDLQAKISQFYPSNNPSDWYVLAVGDGDDMGKWLKGIKLRAYQEYVPKGYPSPEAREEWEGVEQFLQNRKRMGPATHAALSRALLDFSNQLVPYLTEQRYAGRLIYSGGDDVLAYTNLWEWDNWLWDVRQCFKGTGDPEQERVQKDYANTKNPNGYFKSEGDYWGWQGDKDTLTKRPLFTMGRNASISFGIVIAHHSVPLAIALENLWAAEKEAKKHEYQSHCRLKDRKICYAKKDATQVRVLYGNGNILKSTAQFDVFNQWRKLIMFQQQHPEIDPALLEQAAEVWTQHPVPIPEAIAAWTQAFCSRRDALSNKPILQEEFRSHLANLLSDLWLTAQFDADERKMAENRDRQIQNWLKLAAFVLRNRDIKIGGV, translated from the coding sequence GTGTCTAACTTATTCTGGCAAGCCAAAATTTGGGGATTGTTACATGACCCACTCTTGAAGAGTCTCTACGAGAACAAAAAAGAGGCGGGGATTTGGGAGGAGGTACTGCAAAAACTCGGTAATTCAACTCCATCTAGTTTGGAGAAACGGGTAAAAGACGCTGATTTTATTGCGGCTGCCAGCGATCGCCCCTCCTGGGATCAGGATAATAAACGCGGTCATGTTGACTACCAACATACGAATGGATTGCACGTCAGTCATCTCCTATCAGGCAACTCACAATCTGTAATCCTTGATGGAAGAACTGATGCAGGTACCCAACAAGACAACGAATTGAAGACCAAAGAAACCGCTATAATTCGCCAACAGCTTTTTCCGTTACTAGATGGGTTATCACCTGAAGAGCAGCATCAAAAAGCGTTTTGGTGGCTCTGGCGTTGCTTGCCTGTTGCAATAGCGAAGGAATTTGGTGATAACACAACTTTACTCCCTGCAGATACTCGTATTCCTGACTGTTCTGTGTGGAGTCACAATAGTTCTGTATCAGCTCTAGCAGGTTCCTTGACTGGATTAGAAAATGATCAAAAATCACGTCCCTATCTGGTCATTTTTACAATGACTCCTGTACAGGAAATGATCAAGGCTAGCCGTAAAATGCAAGATTTTTGGGCTGGTTCGTGGTTGTTGCATTACCTTTCTGCTAAAGTTTGCTGGAAATGGGCACAACAGTATGGTCCTGACTCGCTGGTTTATCCTAGTTTGTATGCCCAGCCTTTAATTGATAAGTGGATATTAGAACGTTGGCCAGACTTCGAAGGTTGGATTAAACAACCTTCGCCAAAACAGTTGCTAACAGCAGGCTTTCCGAATGTTTTAGTGGCAGTCTTACCTGAAGAAGCTGTTCATAGTGGTAAAGGTGCCCTTGCCTGTGCAGAAGGTTTCTTACGGGAGTCATGGCTAGAACTGGGTAACAAAGTTTGGAAAAAATTAGAGGAAGAATTTCCTGAAACAAAAACTGTTAACAAAGAGCGTCTTTGGGATGAGTGGCTGAAACATCAGTGGCAAACCTATTGGACAGCAATTCCCCTGGGAAATAAGTCTCCGAATCCAGAAGGAGCCGATGCTTTAACCCGTGGGCAGGGACCAATATTAACCACTGAGAAAAAAGCAAACTCAACAAAAATCCAACAAACTAAAATATTTAAGAAAAAGTTTTTAGAGTGGGCAGATATCCAGAATAAATTTTGTCAAATACACCAGAAGCTAAGCATTCCTGAAGAGGCGCTTGACCCATCAACCCTAGCATGGAATCGTTCAGCTTTTGAGAATAAAGAAAGTTGTCCGACACTGGCTGAATTAAATACATATAGGCAGTTTAACGTTGGCTTGTGGTGGGCATATATCTACGATCAGCTTCGTCGTAACTTAGATGGAGTCAAAAACGCCCGATCGTGGAAGTTGCCCTCTGTGTTTAGTCCCCGATCAACTGTTTCAGGGATAGGATCTGTTTTGCACCCACAGCAATACGATCCCAAAACAAATCATCCTGTCGATTGGGTAGCAGAATCTACAACCCGTGAATTTTGGCAACAAGAGCAGGGGTGGTTTAGTGGACAAGAACAACTTAATCCAACTGAGGTTTTGAAGCGTGGGTTAGAAAAGATTCTGGCTGATCCTGATGTGCTTGGTATTGATGATAAAATTGCTTCCTATCCTGATTTGACGGCTGGTATCGCTGGTTATCTCAAGGTGATGGGACATTTGAAAATTAACGAGAATTCTCAAGTAGATCGCCACAAACATTTCTATAGTACGTGCGATCTTATCTTGCAAATTTCATGGACGAGTGCTGCCATCAGCCCCATGAGAGGCAAATGGGGAATTCCCTATGTGGATGATAATAGACTGCCTAAGAAATATCATCCTCGTTTAATTCATGCAGGCTGGCTAGCGGAAGATGCTGCAACAGAAGAAATCAAAAGCAGGCAGGAACAAATTAAACAAAATCAGGTTTTGCTTGATCAGGAGCAGGATAAAGGTATCGCTACTCAGTATGAACAAGAGATTGATCGGCTCCAAAAGGAAATCAGGAAGCTTAAAACTGATTGTCGATTAGATCTTCAAGCAAAAATCAGTCAGTTTTACCCTAGTAATAATCCCTCTGATTGGTATGTTTTGGCTGTTGGAGATGGGGATGATATGGGCAAATGGCTTAAGGGAATCAAACTACGAGCTTATCAGGAGTATGTACCTAAAGGGTATCCCAGCCCTGAAGCCAGAGAAGAGTGGGAAGGGGTTGAACAGTTTTTACAGAACCGAAAACGAATGGGACCTGCGACTCATGCCGCCCTCTCCCGTGCATTGCTCGATTTTTCCAATCAACTGGTGCCCTACCTGACTGAGCAACGCTATGCTGGGCGGTTGATTTACAGTGGTGGCGATGATGTCCTAGCCTACACCAACCTCTGGGAATGGGATAACTGGCTGTGGGATGTTCGTCAGTGTTTCAAAGGCACAGGTGATCCTGAACAAGAACGGGTGCAAAAAGATTATGCCAACACTAAAAACCCAAATGGCTACTTCAAAAGTGAAGGTGATTACTGGGGTTGGCAAGGCGATAAAGATACCCTTACAAAACGTCCACTATTCACAATGGGGCGGAATGCCAGCATCAGTTTTGGCATTGTGATTGCCCATCATTCGGTGCCGTTGGCGATCGCTCTCGAAAACCTTTGGGCTGCTGAAAAAGAAGCGAAAAAGCATGAATACCAGAGCCATTGCAGACTCAAAGATAGAAAAATTTGCTACGCCAAAAAGGATGCCACGCAAGTCCGGGTGCTTTATGGGAATGGCAATATTTTGAAAAGTACTGCTCAATTTGATGTGTTTAACCAGTGGCGTAAACTGATTATGTTTCAGCAGCAGCACCCTGAAATTGATCCTGCTTTACTTGAGCAAGCAGCAGAAGTGTGGACACAGCATCCTGTTCCTATACCCGAGGCGATCGCAGCCTGGACACAAGCTTTCTGCAGTCGGCGGGATGCTTTGAGCAATAAACCTATTTTGCAAGAGGAATTCCGCAGTCATCTGGCGAATCTTCTGAGTGATTTATGGCTCACTGCTCAATTTGATGCTGATGAACGGAAGATGGCTGAAAACCGCGATCGCCAGATTCAAAACTGGCTCAAGTTAGCTGCTTTTGTGCTGCGCAATCGTGACATCAAAATCGGAGGTGTTTAA
- a CDS encoding WYL domain-containing protein: MAKKPSIHPYADRSSFERLLVLIATFVQYPGIGADNPTKPTEDTTHDALQPVKTRMYEIAQSLQITLPDYSTHTLRKDLVTLRHHGILEKRTYRSGYYLGTGVMARTELRIALNALQSQAKYQQDPQITQIYQALVRRLGALKLEEDFFYPVRTHINHSIVPTDLETMIRKGKSRFTLFDSLEQVEAAILQGQAIEIDRQRNPYQKQNLGKLPVWPLQLVYCDVAWYLLYEDCRTAGLAFSRIDRFTDHCRLLEPQRSLSLQLEKLQAAHRLRERGWGLFLGNPEEQQQELQGNATLIPVQVRFFDNMVDFILEGEQRHPSQTLIPSATKLNGRPEYVDYQVRLPERSLNEFSHWVNKHMHHALVLAPQELVEKHYQAALKLVQNYRSLSEPMAYSNGAETFLSESPLPEIPTPGWPASSSA; the protein is encoded by the coding sequence ATGGCTAAAAAGCCCAGCATCCACCCCTACGCCGATCGCAGTAGCTTCGAACGCCTACTTGTGTTAATCGCAACCTTTGTCCAATATCCGGGCATTGGGGCAGACAATCCCACCAAACCCACCGAAGACACCACCCATGATGCGCTCCAACCCGTGAAAACCCGCATGTACGAGATCGCCCAATCTCTCCAGATTACGTTACCTGATTATTCCACCCATACCTTGCGGAAAGATCTGGTCACCCTGCGACACCATGGCATCCTGGAAAAACGTACCTACCGTAGTGGCTACTACCTGGGCACCGGCGTGATGGCCAGAACTGAACTGCGCATTGCCCTGAATGCCCTGCAATCCCAGGCCAAATACCAGCAAGATCCGCAAATTACCCAGATTTATCAGGCCCTGGTGCGTCGCCTTGGTGCTCTGAAACTGGAAGAGGACTTCTTCTATCCCGTCCGTACCCACATTAATCACTCCATTGTCCCCACTGATCTGGAAACCATGATCCGTAAAGGGAAATCTCGCTTCACCCTGTTCGATAGTCTGGAACAGGTAGAGGCTGCAATTTTGCAGGGACAAGCGATCGAAATCGATCGCCAACGCAATCCTTACCAGAAGCAGAATCTGGGTAAGCTCCCGGTGTGGCCGCTGCAACTGGTTTATTGCGATGTCGCCTGGTATCTCCTCTATGAGGACTGTCGGACCGCTGGCCTTGCCTTCAGCCGCATCGATCGCTTCACCGATCACTGTCGTCTGCTGGAGCCACAACGTAGCCTCTCCCTGCAATTGGAAAAACTGCAGGCCGCCCATCGACTTCGGGAACGTGGGTGGGGGCTATTCCTGGGCAATCCCGAGGAGCAACAACAGGAACTGCAGGGGAACGCAACGCTAATTCCCGTTCAGGTGCGCTTTTTTGACAACATGGTCGATTTCATTCTGGAGGGAGAACAGCGTCATCCCAGTCAGACGCTTATTCCGAGTGCCACAAAGCTGAATGGACGACCGGAATATGTAGATTATCAGGTCAGGTTGCCTGAACGATCGTTGAATGAGTTTAGCCATTGGGTGAATAAGCACATGCACCATGCATTGGTCTTGGCCCCACAGGAATTGGTCGAGAAACATTATCAAGCCGCTTTAAAACTGGTTCAAAATTACAGATCCCTTTCAGAGCCAATGGCCTACTCTAATGGGGCGGAAACCTTCCTCTCGGAATCGCCACTACCAGAAATTCCAACCCCTGGCTGGCCTGCATCGTCATCAGCTTGA
- a CDS encoding zinc-finger-containing protein, whose translation MYPKRIAKKRPTKPQSPMCPYCGAVAIVDDGNKVYQTTAHGPMWICANYPDCDAYVGAHPDGKPLGTLANAELRRLRQQVHKAFNPIWKDGALSRGEAYGWLAAAMGLNRQTAHIGQFDVEQCKQALEICQEKNANP comes from the coding sequence ATGTATCCGAAACGCATCGCCAAGAAACGACCTACCAAACCGCAATCCCCCATGTGCCCCTATTGCGGAGCTGTAGCGATCGTGGACGATGGCAACAAAGTTTATCAGACGACCGCACATGGCCCCATGTGGATTTGCGCCAACTATCCAGATTGTGATGCCTATGTGGGTGCTCATCCGGATGGAAAACCGTTGGGTACCCTTGCCAATGCCGAGCTTCGTCGTCTCAGGCAGCAGGTCCACAAAGCCTTCAACCCGATCTGGAAGGATGGGGCATTGAGTAGGGGAGAAGCCTACGGCTGGTTGGCTGCCGCAATGGGCCTGAACAGGCAGACGGCCCACATCGGCCAATTTGATGTGGAGCAGTGCAAACAAGCGCTCGAAATTTGTCAGGAAAAGAATGCAAACCCCTGA
- the mobC gene encoding plasmid mobilization relaxosome protein MobC, which translates to MISKNFHKFSSPDEDGSSPKRDSESTKDNSHPIGKHDNAATEQNCNGTEQVNATTSEETEQISLEELLAPLVQDLREIAQNTQDDKARVIKAIRASRKTAKTKMRLASKQSAIPDEIETVDELEVDSGCGGKITFRVDSRELKELAHRCFNQGMDQSEYIRCCVFGYPMPRPRPVMPQINRGIYIELGRVGNNLNQLTRAVHTAILKGQQPITSRVNEVMAIVQSTKQKVDEVRLTISQFMPQLQEEEEP; encoded by the coding sequence ATGATTTCAAAGAATTTTCACAAATTCTCATCGCCTGATGAGGATGGGTCGTCTCCGAAACGCGATTCCGAAAGTACGAAGGACAATAGTCACCCGATTGGCAAACATGATAATGCTGCTACCGAGCAAAACTGTAATGGGACTGAGCAGGTAAACGCTACCACATCAGAGGAGACTGAGCAGATATCGTTGGAGGAATTGCTGGCACCTCTAGTACAGGATTTACGTGAGATTGCTCAGAACACACAGGACGATAAAGCCAGAGTGATTAAAGCAATCAGAGCCAGTCGTAAGACTGCTAAAACAAAAATGAGATTGGCCTCAAAGCAGTCTGCTATCCCAGATGAAATCGAGACTGTAGATGAGCTAGAAGTGGATTCGGGATGTGGGGGCAAAATTACATTCAGAGTCGATTCAAGGGAGTTAAAAGAGTTAGCACACCGTTGCTTCAACCAGGGAATGGACCAATCTGAATACATCCGTTGCTGTGTGTTTGGGTATCCCATGCCCCGACCTCGACCTGTGATGCCACAAATAAACCGTGGCATCTACATAGAGCTGGGTCGAGTTGGTAATAACCTGAACCAGCTCACCCGAGCCGTACATACCGCAATCCTGAAAGGACAGCAGCCTATTACTTCCAGAGTTAACGAAGTAATGGCAATAGTCCAGTCAACCAAGCAAAAAGTGGATGAAGTGAGACTCACGATCAGTCAGTTCATGCCCCAGCTTCAAGAAGAAGAGGAACCTTAA
- a CDS encoding relaxase/mobilization nuclease domain-containing protein: MKNFSFYKTCDYVLSKQGASIMGGNMAGRNLEELVQEFSISGNLNRKVKRPVYHFALALSPDEPLDDEEFMDLGDRYVHRMGLDPFENQYIMVRHTDQEHHHIHIIASRINTRSGKAVAIWNDHYRNQIICRQIEREYGLRQIESTPMTAGIKRKIERDWNLTMPPGQVQGRKAMRSKQRQKLDSTGIGPVQTQLQDAIALAAGENNATGLTMPEFVQRLQARGIKVQIRWVTDRQQTKATGSLHEKIQGISYQLNGVAMAGNDLGAWYTFPGLQKHWGVNYQSDRDDAALKTIVQAGISELPVGDEPVTQAEISRSRTWDSNGIYLDEFYATAQDLLDDPDAETNATGEEGTEDTDETDDIEWVEDEPGWETPSEFTHLHQADEAVMAQSNHLPEDGDGVTSRGLGVDQEPDREGDGAQGLLDAVAVERLLEQQSLITVEPVVEQAPEELAVTDQAVAANALEGEQDAIVDRQSDTQAERKQSKPEKRKPRRDRDEEER; the protein is encoded by the coding sequence ATGAAGAACTTCTCGTTCTACAAGACTTGTGATTATGTCCTATCGAAGCAGGGTGCCAGCATTATGGGTGGCAATATGGCAGGGCGAAATCTAGAAGAACTGGTACAGGAATTCAGTATCAGCGGTAATCTCAACCGTAAGGTTAAACGACCGGTGTACCATTTTGCTCTTGCCCTATCACCGGATGAACCGCTGGATGATGAGGAGTTTATGGACCTGGGCGATCGATATGTGCACCGGATGGGTCTTGACCCATTTGAGAACCAATACATCATGGTCAGACACACAGACCAGGAACACCATCACATCCACATCATTGCCAGCCGGATTAACACCCGATCGGGTAAAGCAGTAGCAATTTGGAACGACCACTATCGTAACCAGATTATTTGCAGACAGATCGAAAGGGAATATGGACTACGCCAGATCGAATCAACTCCCATGACTGCGGGCATCAAACGAAAAATTGAACGGGATTGGAACCTGACGATGCCACCCGGCCAGGTGCAAGGCCGTAAGGCGATGCGGAGTAAGCAGCGCCAGAAACTCGACAGCACTGGCATCGGACCGGTTCAAACCCAATTACAAGATGCGATCGCCCTGGCAGCAGGAGAGAACAATGCGACTGGATTGACTATGCCGGAATTTGTCCAGCGGCTGCAGGCCAGGGGCATCAAAGTTCAGATCCGATGGGTCACGGATCGCCAGCAAACCAAAGCGACTGGGAGCCTGCATGAAAAAATACAAGGCATCAGCTATCAACTCAATGGAGTGGCTATGGCGGGTAACGACCTGGGAGCCTGGTATACATTCCCCGGATTACAGAAGCATTGGGGGGTGAATTACCAGAGCGATCGGGATGATGCCGCACTGAAAACAATCGTTCAAGCTGGGATTTCTGAGTTACCTGTTGGAGATGAACCAGTCACTCAAGCTGAGATTTCCAGATCACGCACTTGGGACTCCAATGGGATTTACCTCGATGAATTTTATGCAACTGCACAAGATTTATTGGATGACCCGGATGCAGAAACCAACGCCACAGGTGAAGAAGGAACAGAGGATACAGACGAGACTGATGATATCGAGTGGGTAGAAGATGAACCCGGATGGGAAACCCCATCTGAATTTACTCACCTGCACCAGGCAGATGAAGCGGTCATGGCCCAGTCCAATCACTTACCAGAGGATGGGGATGGTGTAACGAGTAGAGGACTGGGTGTTGACCAGGAACCCGATCGGGAAGGGGATGGTGCCCAGGGCCTGCTGGATGCAGTTGCAGTCGAAAGGCTGCTGGAGCAGCAGAGTCTGATCACAGTTGAGCCAGTGGTAGAGCAGGCACCAGAGGAGTTAGCAGTTACAGACCAGGCAGTGGCGGCTAACGCCCTGGAGGGAGAGCAGGATGCGATCGTCGATCGTCAGTCCGATACTCAGGCTGAAAGGAAACAGTCAAAGCCGGAGAAGCGGAAACCCAGGCGCGATAGGGATGAGGAAGAACGCTAA
- a CDS encoding type IV secretion system DNA-binding domain-containing protein — protein MGSQIITQRPPTKDPITSALPGMNLLINPSGASLLVCLTLMGALALFNGKTGRKPKLAAASWSGTVESRNARKKAIQQLNEKRRNAVSFYINRPDIEELDEPIQLQGKPIERFKITRDHATLWLPDMQRGTAVIGAPGSGKTFSMIDPALRSVIDQGVPLALYDFKYPTQSARLAGYARANGYDVKIFAPGFPESEVCNLLEFMRDENDAEMARQIAQVLNKNFTQGDGKGGDQFFQMSGDQLITATLQLAKSTEFPDLLMCQKILALPDLVNRLKDDELSQMNEWVRLSFDQLFSMAGSEKTISGVVSTAMIMFSNFASPSLIPCFTGKSTIPLELTGKQLLIFGMDVDRREVIAPLLATVIHMIMSKNLKPARKDPIVLSLDEFPTIKLPAIVRWLNECREYGFCGVLGFQNFTQLEQAYGKETSRAILSGCNTKFIFNPGEQESAEYFSKYIGEEEINYKSKSKSSGRGGGSTSVADQDRTRKLFAPEQFLRLPAGTAVIINPAYANKTEASIPFKRSIKVAKQDIEVMGRSGEVWDKVLAKLIKANTKKAAEAEDLAARIKVMEALFPGSQEEDEE, from the coding sequence ATGGGTAGCCAGATTATTACTCAGCGTCCCCCCACCAAGGACCCGATTACCAGTGCCCTGCCAGGGATGAATTTATTGATCAACCCCAGCGGGGCATCGCTGCTGGTCTGTCTGACCCTGATGGGGGCGCTGGCTCTATTCAACGGCAAAACCGGTAGAAAACCCAAACTGGCGGCTGCATCCTGGTCTGGAACAGTAGAAAGTCGTAATGCTCGCAAGAAGGCAATCCAGCAGCTCAACGAGAAACGGCGCAACGCCGTCTCCTTCTACATCAACCGACCCGATATAGAAGAACTTGACGAACCCATCCAGCTTCAAGGTAAGCCAATTGAACGTTTCAAAATTACCCGTGACCACGCCACCCTCTGGCTCCCCGATATGCAACGGGGCACTGCGGTGATTGGTGCCCCCGGTTCCGGCAAGACCTTCTCCATGATCGACCCGGCTCTACGCAGTGTGATCGACCAGGGAGTTCCACTCGCCCTGTACGATTTCAAGTACCCCACCCAAAGCGCACGGCTGGCGGGCTATGCCAGAGCCAATGGCTACGATGTCAAGATCTTTGCTCCCGGATTCCCTGAAAGTGAGGTCTGCAATCTGCTGGAGTTCATGCGGGATGAGAATGACGCTGAGATGGCCCGTCAGATTGCCCAGGTCCTCAATAAGAACTTCACCCAGGGCGATGGTAAAGGTGGGGACCAGTTCTTCCAGATGTCCGGCGACCAGTTGATTACCGCTACCTTGCAGCTAGCCAAGTCCACCGAATTCCCGGACCTGCTCATGTGCCAGAAGATTCTGGCTCTCCCTGACCTGGTTAACCGACTCAAAGACGATGAGCTATCTCAGATGAACGAGTGGGTGCGGCTGAGTTTCGACCAGCTCTTTTCGATGGCAGGCAGTGAGAAGACCATCTCTGGGGTGGTCTCCACAGCCATGATTATGTTCTCCAACTTCGCCTCCCCTTCCCTCATCCCCTGCTTCACTGGCAAGAGCACCATCCCGCTGGAGCTGACCGGCAAACAACTGTTGATTTTTGGTATGGATGTAGACCGCCGGGAGGTGATCGCCCCCCTGCTGGCCACAGTCATCCACATGATCATGTCCAAGAACCTCAAGCCTGCCCGTAAAGACCCGATCGTCCTCAGCCTGGACGAATTTCCCACCATCAAGCTCCCTGCGATCGTCCGTTGGCTCAACGAATGCCGCGAGTATGGCTTCTGTGGTGTCCTCGGCTTCCAGAACTTCACCCAGTTGGAGCAAGCCTATGGCAAGGAAACCAGCAGGGCCATTCTCTCCGGTTGCAATACCAAGTTCATCTTCAACCCTGGTGAACAGGAATCTGCTGAATACTTCTCCAAATACATCGGTGAAGAAGAGATCAACTACAAGTCGAAGTCAAAATCATCGGGCAGGGGCGGTGGCAGCACCAGCGTTGCGGACCAAGACCGGACTCGCAAGCTTTTTGCCCCAGAACAGTTTCTCCGCCTGCCTGCCGGTACTGCCGTCATCATCAACCCGGCCTACGCCAACAAGACCGAGGCTTCCATCCCCTTCAAACGCTCTATCAAAGTCGCGAAACAGGATATCGAGGTGATGGGCCGCTCTGGTGAGGTCTGGGACAAAGTACTGGCCAAGCTAATTAAGGCCAATACCAAGAAAGCAGCCGAAGCTGAGGATTTGGCTGCCCGGATCAAGGTGATGGAAGCGTTATTCCCAGGGTCCCAGGAAGAAGACGAAGAGTAG